A stretch of Microbacterium caowuchunii DNA encodes these proteins:
- the ctaD gene encoding cytochrome c oxidase subunit I: MTRTMPPRQAALLSSTRVEQKGNLLVRWLTSTDHKTIGYMYIIAALVFFLFGGVLALIIRSELFEPGMQIVPTKEQYNQLFTMHGTIMLLMFATPLFAGFANAIMPLQIGAPDVAFPRLNALSFWLFLFGSLIAVAGYLTPEGAAGFGWTAYQPLASFTFTPSVGGNFWMLGLGMSGFGTILGAVNFITTIITMRAPGMTMWRMPIFTWNTLVTGILILLAFPVLAAALFAAAADRVLGAHIYDPQNGGVLLWQHLFWFFGHPEVYIIALPFFGIVSEIFPVFSRKPIFGYKTLVYATIAIAVLSVAVWAHHMYATGAVLLPFFALMTMLIAVPTGVKIFNWIGTLWRGSVTFEPPMVFALGFLVSFVFGGLTGVILASPPLDFHVTDSYFVVAHFHYVVFGTVVFAMFAGFYFWWPKWTGRMLNERLGYIHFWLLFIGFHMTFLIQHWLGADGMPRRYATYSAEDGWTWQNQVSTFGSMILAASMIPFLLNVWITARKAPKITVNDPWGYGASLEWATSCPPPRHNFTSIPRIRSERPAFDMNHPEAGVPFGVGPAKDAPQTAVDNDGPQTADDGSTGSGRT, encoded by the coding sequence ATGACCCGCACCATGCCGCCACGGCAGGCGGCGCTGCTGAGCTCGACGCGCGTCGAGCAGAAGGGCAACCTGCTCGTCCGCTGGCTGACGTCCACCGATCACAAGACGATCGGGTACATGTACATCATCGCCGCGTTGGTGTTCTTCCTCTTCGGCGGCGTCCTCGCCCTCATCATCCGGTCGGAGCTGTTCGAGCCGGGGATGCAGATCGTCCCGACGAAGGAGCAGTACAACCAGCTGTTCACGATGCACGGCACGATCATGCTGCTGATGTTCGCGACGCCGCTGTTCGCAGGGTTCGCGAACGCCATCATGCCTCTGCAGATCGGGGCGCCGGACGTCGCGTTCCCGCGCCTGAACGCGCTGTCCTTCTGGCTCTTCCTGTTCGGTTCCCTCATCGCGGTAGCGGGATACCTGACGCCGGAAGGGGCTGCGGGCTTCGGCTGGACCGCGTACCAGCCCCTGGCGAGCTTCACCTTCACCCCGAGCGTGGGCGGCAACTTCTGGATGCTGGGCCTCGGGATGAGCGGTTTCGGGACGATCCTCGGTGCGGTGAACTTCATCACCACGATCATCACGATGCGCGCTCCCGGCATGACGATGTGGCGGATGCCGATCTTCACCTGGAACACCCTCGTGACCGGCATCCTGATCCTGCTCGCGTTCCCGGTGCTGGCAGCGGCCCTGTTCGCTGCGGCCGCGGACCGGGTACTGGGTGCGCACATCTACGACCCGCAGAACGGTGGCGTGCTGCTCTGGCAGCACCTGTTCTGGTTCTTCGGTCACCCCGAGGTGTACATCATCGCGCTGCCGTTCTTCGGTATCGTCTCGGAGATCTTCCCGGTGTTCAGCCGCAAGCCGATCTTCGGGTACAAGACCCTGGTCTATGCGACGATCGCGATCGCCGTCCTCTCGGTGGCGGTCTGGGCGCATCACATGTACGCGACCGGCGCGGTGCTCCTGCCGTTCTTCGCCCTGATGACGATGCTGATCGCGGTGCCGACAGGGGTGAAGATCTTCAACTGGATCGGCACGCTCTGGCGAGGGTCCGTGACCTTCGAGCCCCCGATGGTGTTCGCGCTCGGGTTCCTGGTCTCGTTCGTCTTCGGTGGTCTGACCGGCGTCATCCTCGCGTCGCCTCCGCTGGACTTCCACGTGACCGACTCGTACTTCGTGGTCGCGCACTTCCACTACGTCGTGTTCGGCACGGTGGTGTTCGCGATGTTCGCCGGGTTCTACTTCTGGTGGCCGAAGTGGACGGGACGGATGCTGAACGAGCGCCTCGGCTACATCCATTTCTGGCTGCTGTTCATCGGCTTCCACATGACGTTCCTCATCCAGCACTGGCTGGGTGCGGACGGTATGCCGCGTCGCTATGCCACGTACTCGGCCGAGGACGGATGGACGTGGCAGAACCAGGTGTCCACCTTCGGGTCGATGATCCTGGCGGCGTCGATGATCCCGTTCCTGCTGAACGTCTGGATCACTGCCCGGAAGGCCCCGAAGATCACGGTGAACGACCCGTGGGGTTACGGGGCGTCGCTCGAGTGGGCGACGTCCTGCCCGCCGCCGCGGCACAACTTCACCTCGATCCCGCGCATCCGGAGCGAGCGCCCCGCCTTCGACATGAACCACCCGGAAGCGGGCGTCCCGTTCGGGGTGGGGCCGGCCAAGGACGCTCCGCAGACCGCGGTGGACAACGACGGGCCGCAGACCGCGGACGACGGCAGTACGGGCTCGGGCCGCACCTGA
- a CDS encoding metal ABC transporter ATP-binding protein, whose product MTAAIDVQGVTVRYGDVTALEQVSLRVEPGRVTGLIGMNGSGKSTLFKTVIGMLRPQEGRVLVEGRTPTAARKGGAVGYVPQSEDVDWAFPVSVWDVVMMGRYGGLGPTRRPRAADRAAVAEALERVELTDFADRQIGQLSGGQRKRAFVARGIAQDARVLLLDEPFAGVDLRSEATISRLLRELADDGRAVLVSTHDLHALPQLADEAILLLRRVVFQGAVAEALDPANLARAFGLDVLGREESA is encoded by the coding sequence ATGACCGCGGCGATCGATGTGCAGGGCGTCACGGTCCGCTACGGCGACGTGACGGCACTCGAGCAGGTCTCGCTGCGCGTCGAGCCGGGGCGGGTGACGGGCCTCATCGGGATGAACGGATCGGGGAAGTCCACGCTGTTCAAGACCGTCATCGGGATGCTGCGCCCGCAGGAGGGCCGCGTGCTGGTGGAAGGCCGCACGCCGACCGCTGCCCGGAAGGGTGGCGCGGTGGGCTACGTCCCGCAGAGTGAGGACGTGGACTGGGCGTTCCCGGTATCGGTCTGGGATGTCGTGATGATGGGCCGGTACGGCGGGCTGGGACCCACCCGTCGCCCGCGCGCAGCGGATCGGGCGGCGGTCGCGGAGGCACTCGAGCGCGTCGAGCTCACCGACTTCGCGGACCGGCAGATCGGACAGCTCTCCGGCGGCCAGCGCAAACGCGCCTTCGTCGCCCGCGGGATCGCTCAGGACGCGCGCGTGCTCCTGCTCGACGAGCCGTTCGCCGGCGTCGATCTGCGCTCCGAGGCGACGATCTCCCGGCTGCTGCGCGAACTCGCCGACGACGGTCGCGCCGTCCTCGTCTCCACCCACGATCTGCATGCGCTGCCGCAGCTCGCCGACGAGGCGATCCTGCTCCTGCGCCGCGTGGTGTTCCAGGGCGCCGTGGCGGAGGCGCTCGATCCCGCGAACCTCGCGCGGGCGTTCGGTCTCGACGTGCTCGGCAGAGAGGAGTCCGCATGA
- a CDS encoding manganese catalase family protein, protein MYFHVQQLINEIEQDEPDPAAANALQEGLGGQFGEMRTMMQYLFQSINFRGPSAKPYKDLIQGIGTEEISHVELIGTTIARLLDGSPRYNGKPTDPVDKPGSGGATPLEIATHESNIHHYLVGAQGALPVDAAGNPWLGSYVYNSGNLVLDLLYNLMLESTGRLQKCRLYEMTDNKTARSTISYLIVRDQAHENAYAKALETLGVNWRTALPIPKTNAEKFPEVARLVEMGLQSKQYSFDLTNLSEAGKIFQGMSPSNDGTQLDASQQAPEGVPMTIAPERFEEFAPGADPELRALIEATAEMEMADIEATFGRM, encoded by the coding sequence ATGTACTTCCACGTCCAGCAGCTCATCAACGAAATCGAGCAGGACGAGCCGGATCCGGCAGCCGCGAACGCGCTCCAGGAGGGCCTGGGCGGACAGTTCGGCGAGATGCGGACGATGATGCAGTACCTCTTCCAGAGCATCAACTTCCGCGGCCCCTCCGCCAAGCCCTACAAGGACCTCATCCAGGGCATCGGCACCGAGGAGATCAGCCACGTCGAGCTCATCGGGACGACCATCGCCCGCCTCCTCGACGGCTCGCCGCGCTACAACGGCAAGCCGACGGACCCGGTCGACAAGCCGGGCTCCGGTGGCGCCACTCCGCTGGAGATCGCGACCCACGAGAGCAACATCCACCACTATCTCGTCGGCGCCCAGGGCGCACTCCCCGTGGACGCGGCCGGGAACCCGTGGCTGGGCAGCTACGTCTACAACTCCGGGAACCTCGTCCTCGACCTGCTCTACAACCTGATGCTCGAGTCCACGGGGCGCCTGCAGAAATGCCGCCTGTACGAGATGACGGACAACAAGACGGCGCGCAGCACGATCTCCTATCTCATCGTCCGAGACCAGGCGCACGAGAACGCCTACGCCAAGGCTCTGGAGACGCTCGGGGTCAACTGGCGCACGGCGCTGCCGATCCCGAAGACCAACGCGGAGAAGTTCCCCGAGGTCGCTCGGCTGGTCGAGATGGGGCTGCAGAGCAAGCAGTACTCGTTCGATCTCACCAACCTCTCCGAGGCCGGCAAGATCTTCCAGGGCATGTCCCCCTCGAACGACGGCACGCAGCTCGACGCGAGCCAGCAGGCGCCGGAGGGCGTGCCGATGACGATCGCACCGGAGCGGTTCGAGGAGTTCGCGCCGGGCGCGGACCCCGAGCTGCGTGCGCTGATCGAGGCGACGGCTGAGATGGAGATGGCGGACATCGAGGCCACCTTCGGCCGGATGTAG
- a CDS encoding metal ABC transporter permease, giving the protein MSILDLLLEPLQYEFMQRALAATVIAAVVCALLSCWLVLIGWSLMGDAVSHAVLPGVVIAYALGAPFAIGALVFGVLAVALIGLVTGTSRVKEDAAIGIVFTTLFALGLVLISVTPSQTDLNHIIFGNILGVSPADLLQMGILAAVAFAVLLVKRRDLTLYAFDPTHAFAMGLSPRMLSALLLGVLALTAVVALQVVGVVLVVAMLIIPGATAYLLTDRFGRMLIIAPVISATCSVLGIYLSYWVDASSGGLVVLVQGVVFALVYLFSPRQGVIGKRLRRRSREGV; this is encoded by the coding sequence ATGAGCATCCTCGATCTCCTCCTCGAGCCGTTGCAGTACGAGTTCATGCAGCGCGCCCTCGCCGCCACGGTGATCGCCGCCGTGGTCTGCGCCCTCCTCTCCTGCTGGCTGGTGCTGATCGGCTGGTCGCTGATGGGGGACGCCGTCTCGCATGCGGTCCTGCCTGGCGTGGTCATCGCCTACGCCCTGGGGGCGCCGTTCGCGATCGGCGCCCTCGTCTTCGGGGTGCTCGCCGTGGCGCTCATCGGCCTCGTCACGGGGACGAGCCGGGTGAAGGAGGATGCCGCGATCGGCATCGTCTTCACGACGCTCTTCGCCCTCGGCCTCGTGCTCATCTCGGTGACCCCCAGCCAGACCGACCTGAACCACATCATCTTCGGCAACATCCTCGGGGTCTCCCCCGCAGACCTGCTGCAGATGGGCATCCTCGCCGCGGTGGCCTTCGCCGTGCTGCTCGTGAAGCGGCGGGACCTGACGCTGTACGCGTTCGATCCCACGCACGCCTTCGCGATGGGTCTGTCGCCGCGGATGCTGAGTGCGCTGCTCCTCGGCGTCCTCGCACTCACCGCGGTGGTCGCCCTGCAGGTGGTGGGGGTGGTGCTCGTGGTCGCGATGCTCATCATCCCCGGCGCCACGGCGTACCTGCTGACGGATCGATTCGGACGGATGCTGATCATCGCGCCCGTGATCTCCGCCACGTGCTCCGTCCTCGGGATCTACCTCAGCTACTGGGTGGATGCCTCATCGGGCGGCCTCGTGGTGCTCGTCCAGGGCGTGGTCTTCGCTCTCGTCTACCTGTTCAGCCCCCGCCAAGGGGTGATCGGCAAGCGCCTGCGCCGCCGGTCGAGGGAGGGAGTCTAG